One segment of Thermocladium sp. ECH_B DNA contains the following:
- a CDS encoding saccharopine dehydrogenase has product MGKIIVLGLGSMGRAAAYYLANYTNNQVKGFDASIKAVQEASALGLNAAQADVLSNIKQLISDSDAVISALPQSIADEVVNEVHAAGVPVIDMIYMWKYDESKARSLSSGSIVIPACGWAPGLTNLLAAAAVNELDEAKELGIHVGGNPINPAPPLYYSLLFSLESTIDEYVRPATIIRDGNPVLVNPLDTIKPFETSLMKGEXEEFYTDGLSTLVKTLNVKNMYELTIRWKGHLQAMKLLRDIGILSDKELAAKVLSSALNRGSQDFSITXVEARGFINGEDAMVRYEGIDYASGQFTSMARLTGFFAAEVAKLLLEGYIRGSGLTPVETIYSGDLLELILSDLRRDGIKFWRVERQLAE; this is encoded by the coding sequence ATGGGTAAAATAATAGTCCTTGGGCTTGGTTCAATGGGTAGGGCAGCGGCGTATTACTTAGCTAATTACACCAATAACCAGGTTAAGGGATTTGATGCATCAATTAAGGCAGTGCAAGAAGCATCCGCCCTTGGTTTGAATGCTGCTCAGGCCGATGTATTAAGTAACATTAAGCAATTGATTAGTGATAGCGATGCAGTAATAAGCGCGCTTCCCCAATCGATAGCGGATGAGGTCGTTAATGAGGTTCATGCGGCTGGTGTTCCAGTGATAGACATGATATATATGTGGAAATACGATGAATCAAAGGCAAGATCATTAAGTAGTGGTTCCATAGTTATACCGGCATGCGGTTGGGCTCCTGGATTAACTAATCTGTTGGCTGCAGCTGCAGTTAATGAATTGGATGAGGCAAAGGAATTGGGGATCCATGTTGGAGGAAACCCTATTAATCCTGCTCCTCCATTGTATTACTCATTGCTTTTTTCGCTGGAAAGCACAATAGACGAGTATGTAAGGCCAGCCACGATTATACGAGATGGTAATCCAGTATTAGTCAATCCATTGGATACTATTAAGCCCTTTGAGACGTCACTAATGAAGGGGGAANTCGAGGAATTCTATACAGATGGATTATCAACATTAGTGAAGACGCTTAATGTGAAGAATATGTATGAATTAACCATTAGGTGGAAGGGCCACTTACAAGCCATGAAATTATTAAGGGATATCGGAATACTTAGCGATAAGGAACTTGCAGCAAAGGTATTAAGCTCTGCATTGAACAGAGGCTCTCAAGACTTCTCNATAACAGNGGTTGAGGCCCGAGGCTTCATTAATGGCGAGGATGCAATGGTGAGGTACGAGGGGATCGATTATGCATCGGGGCAATTTACATCAATGGCCAGATTAACGGGCTTCTTCGCCGCTGAAGTAGCTAAATTATTGCTTGAAGGATATATAAGGGGAAGCGGATTAACTCCCGTGGAGACCATATACAGCGGTGACCTTTTAGAACTAATTCTAAGCGATTTGAGGAGGGATGGAATAAAGTTTT